In a single window of the Cucumis melo cultivar AY chromosome 11, USDA_Cmelo_AY_1.0, whole genome shotgun sequence genome:
- the LOC103497890 gene encoding uncharacterized protein LOC103497890 isoform X2 produces MDFDTQILNDFDDEMAGDDFYDDQGTVTTEINVDDNLHDDESAQSFDQSVEEKGQLTSPLGYDARKDLEVLPNTLPEKFCNSGPTRLSSLRAASLRASGLAARCSAMKTGDAGPSVTIDKDKEKSSLKDNPVDRHNGIGQSNLNDGDSGNVKCRVGSSAVRKLFTDDYTPVGDFGDLHTKLDASDVDLHQLTACDGDGDQLAGLSYVDSQEPGDLTQDDALDFVEKFLKDNSMEFGLGKGMHKRDAMVQPKSVSNPRGQYNLANIVNCVRVVGESRVFDWDDNREDEGGGDIFRRRKEEFLTEPRKPKGRKLDLSVDKEASMSTQNMKSRLFCSDSRLELRKGKGNNEPSREANIECKKNLSYTLDKEKDGDPCGGELQGNGIQPDQQEDANVGFDTQMAAEAMEALFNDENIHKLVDNETNQHLENSSMDSFRGSPSRKSYSSLKLRRSSRGHGSSSEVAPMQSKIRNQKFSGVIMKACGNEIVKLSNRSKKRDADAINGNENIGCDFNNACNMIQKRLLRGEVVEFSPVACRTRHSMIVNQSKKDEIASSGRDRSVAKVGSLIKKSSGDQGTRDFEARRTSLEAASKTLKMKSKGAKNNAKKSMGERGLCDMLAGEASLPGDLLGQTMNRRKRSRNVKKTRASLCLLSPPLNKNLKRPTVGRTGAEKAHSGTVTADINGQLSTEGSYRPNSIQQLNKKNNGCSVSSVVKTTTDESPSKRHKPSVTVCTTPDNLMTPTNAVSPVCMGSEYYKQSCKKNLSKSSLLKELRDLTASGLVSRSCPTESRKRKDMNDVRVLYSQHLDEGIIKQQKKTLTRLGVTVVSSMAEATHFIADKFVRTRNMLEAIALGKLVVTHLWIDSCGQASCFIDEKSHILRDTKKEKELGFSMPGSLACARQRPLLEGRRVLITPNTKPGIAIISSLVKAVKGQAVERIGRSMLKDDQIPDDLLVLSCEEDYNTCLPFLEKGAAVYSSELLLNGIVTQKLEFERHRLFVDHVKRTRSTIWLKKDGNKFQPITKRQ; encoded by the exons ATGGACTTTGACACTCAAATATTGAATGATTTTGATGATGAAATGGCTGGTGATGATTTTTATGATGATCAAGGAACAGTGACAACTGAAATTAATGTTGATGACAATCTACATGATGATGAATCAGCCCAAAGTTTTGATCAATCAGTGGAGGAGAAGGGCCAATTGACCTCTCCTCTTGGATATGATGCGAGGAAAGATTTAGAAGTGCTACCAAATACATTGCCTGAAAAATTTTGTAACTCAG GTCCCACACGACTTTCTTCATTGCGAGCAGCCTCTTTGCGTGCCTCTGGTTTAGCAGCCCGTTGTTCTGCCATGAAGACTGGAGATGCTGGGCCTTCTGTTACAATTGACAAGGATAAAGAAAAATCATCCTTAAAAGATAATCCTGTTGACCGGCATAACGGTATTGGGCAATCCAATTTGAATGATGGAGATTCAGGTAACGTTAAGTGCAGGGTTGGGAGTTCAGCAGTGAGAAAGCTTTTTACAGATGATTATACCCCTGTGGGGGATTTTGGAGATCTTCACACAAAGCTTGATGCTAGTGACGTTGACCTACATCAGTTGACTGCCTGTGATGGCGATGGTGATCAGTTGGCTGGGTTAAGCTATGTTGACTCTCAAGAACCTGGGGATTTAACACAAGACGACGCTCTTGATTTTGTTGAAAAGTTTCTTAAAGATAATTCTATGGAATTTGGTCTAGGTAAAGGTATGCATAAACGGGATGCTATGGTGCAACCAAAGTCGGTTTCTAATCCAAGAGGACAGTATAATCTGGCTAACATTGTTAACTGTGTAAGAGTAGTTGGAGAATCAAGAGTTTTTGACTGGGATGATAATCGGGAAGATGAAGGAGGTGGTGATATTTTCCGCAGAAGGAAAGAAGAGTTTTTGACCGAACCTCGAAAACCAAAAGGGAGAAAATTAGACTTGAGCGTTGATAAGGAAGCATCTATGAGTACCCAAAATATGAAATCAAGGTTATTTTGTTCTGATTCTCGTCTAGAGttgagaaaaggaaaagggaatAATGAGCCATCTCGAGAAGCCAATATTGAATGCAAAAAGAATCTATCCTATACGTTGGATAAGGAGAAAGATGGTGATCCATGTGGGGGAGAGTTGCAAGGCAACGGCATCCAGCCTGATCAACAAGAAGACGCTAATGTAGGTTTTGATACTCAGATGGCAGCAGAGGCAATGGAAGCATTATTCAATGATGAGAATATCCATAAGTTAGTTGATAATGAAACAAATCAACATTTGGAAAATAGTTCAATGGATTCTTTCAGAGGTTCTCCTTCTAGAAAGTCATACTCAAGCTTGAAATTGAGACGATCCTCGAGGGGACATGGCTCTAGTTCCGAGGTTGCTCCTATGCAATCCAAGATAAGAAACCAGAAGTTTTCTGGAGTTATCATGAAAGCATGTGGAAATGAGATTGTAAAATTGTCAAACAGAAGTAAGAAAAGAGATGCTGATGCAATCAATGGGAATGAAAACATTGGCTGTGACTTCAACAATGCATGTAACATGATTCAGAAGCGGCTTTTACGTGGAGAAGTTGTTGAGTTTTCACCTGTTGCATGCCGAACTAGGCATTCAATGATCgtaaatcaatcaaaaaaggATGAAATTGCATCTAGTGGACGTGACCGGTCAGTTGCAAAGGTAGGTTCGTTAATCAAGAAAAGTAGTGGTGATCAGGGCACTAGGGATTTTGAAGCAAGGAGAACATCTCTAGAGGCAGCATCCAAGACTCTCAAGATGAAGTCAAAAGGTGCCAAAAACAATGCAAAAAAGTCCATGGGAGAACGAGGGTTGTGTGATATGTTAGCTGGTGAGGCAAGTCTGCCTGGTGATCTACTTGGACAAACTATGAATAGGCGCAAGAGGTCACGTAATGTGAAGAAAACACGAGCGTCATTATGTCTTCTTTCACCTCCTTTAAATAAAAACTTGAAAAGACCAACTGTCGGCAGAACAGGTGCAGAAAAAGCTCATAGTGGAACTGTTACCGCTGATATAAATGGTCAATTATCCACTGAAGGTTCCTATCGGCCAAATTCCATTCAGCAGTTAAATAAAAAGAACAATGGATGTTCAGTTTCTTCTGTTGTAAAGACTACGACAGATGAATCTCCTAGTAAAAGGCACAAACCATCTGTCACGGTTTGTACAACACCTGATAACTTAATGACACCTACAAATGCTGTATCACCTGTTTGTATGGGCAGTGAATATTACAAACAATCATGCAAAAAGAACCTCTCAAAATCAAGTCTTTTGAAAGAACTTCGTGATTTAACTGCTTCGGGTCTTGTATCGAGATCTTGTCCAACTGAAtcaagaaagagaaaagataTGAATGATGTTCGAGTCTTGTATAGCCAACACCTTGATGAGGGCATAATCAAACAGCAAAAGAAG ACGTTAACTCGCCTAGGGGTTACTGTGGTATCCTCCATGGCTGAGGCAACACATTTCATAGCGGATAAATTTGTACGTACGAGGAATATGTTAGAAGCCATTGCTCTGGGCAAGCTTGTGGTGACACATCTATGGATTGATAGTTGTGGACAGGCAAGCTGCTTCATCGACGAAAAAAGTCACATCCTACGAGACACCAAAAAGGAGAAGGAACTTGGCTTTAGCATGCCAGGTTCATTGGCGTGTGCTCGCCAGCGTCCTCTTCTAGAG GGTCGACGAGTGTTGATCACGCCAAATACAAAGCCCGGGATAGCCATCATTTCAAGCTTGGTCAAGGCGGTAAAGGGTCAA GCAGTAGAGAGGATCGGGAGGTCTATGCTGAAAGATGATCAAATTCCAGATGATTTGTTAGTTTTGTCGTGTGAAGAAGATTACAATACGTGCTTGCCTTTTCTTGAAAAAG GCGCTGCAGTGTATAGTTCTGAGCTGCTACTTAATGGGATCGTAACGCAGAAGCTTGAGTTTGAAAG GCATCGTCTTTTCGTAGATCACGTCAAGAGAACTCGTTCGACGATATGGCTCAAGAAAGATGGCAATAAGTTTCAACCTATTACCAAACGTCAATGA
- the LOC103497890 gene encoding uncharacterized protein LOC103497890 isoform X1, translated as MAPFRSDRVDIDRTDTEVFDGYLSLPTCSGEETDKTSYSSGTVDFYDDEFETQVVNLAGETQVVEPINDDFETQVVEPINDDFETQLVNPLEETQVLDIACETQILSVCDETQLLDDPIPDCVKNMDFDTQILNDFDDEMAGDDFYDDQGTVTTEINVDDNLHDDESAQSFDQSVEEKGQLTSPLGYDARKDLEVLPNTLPEKFCNSGPTRLSSLRAASLRASGLAARCSAMKTGDAGPSVTIDKDKEKSSLKDNPVDRHNGIGQSNLNDGDSGNVKCRVGSSAVRKLFTDDYTPVGDFGDLHTKLDASDVDLHQLTACDGDGDQLAGLSYVDSQEPGDLTQDDALDFVEKFLKDNSMEFGLGKGMHKRDAMVQPKSVSNPRGQYNLANIVNCVRVVGESRVFDWDDNREDEGGGDIFRRRKEEFLTEPRKPKGRKLDLSVDKEASMSTQNMKSRLFCSDSRLELRKGKGNNEPSREANIECKKNLSYTLDKEKDGDPCGGELQGNGIQPDQQEDANVGFDTQMAAEAMEALFNDENIHKLVDNETNQHLENSSMDSFRGSPSRKSYSSLKLRRSSRGHGSSSEVAPMQSKIRNQKFSGVIMKACGNEIVKLSNRSKKRDADAINGNENIGCDFNNACNMIQKRLLRGEVVEFSPVACRTRHSMIVNQSKKDEIASSGRDRSVAKVGSLIKKSSGDQGTRDFEARRTSLEAASKTLKMKSKGAKNNAKKSMGERGLCDMLAGEASLPGDLLGQTMNRRKRSRNVKKTRASLCLLSPPLNKNLKRPTVGRTGAEKAHSGTVTADINGQLSTEGSYRPNSIQQLNKKNNGCSVSSVVKTTTDESPSKRHKPSVTVCTTPDNLMTPTNAVSPVCMGSEYYKQSCKKNLSKSSLLKELRDLTASGLVSRSCPTESRKRKDMNDVRVLYSQHLDEGIIKQQKKTLTRLGVTVVSSMAEATHFIADKFVRTRNMLEAIALGKLVVTHLWIDSCGQASCFIDEKSHILRDTKKEKELGFSMPGSLACARQRPLLEGRRVLITPNTKPGIAIISSLVKAVKGQAVERIGRSMLKDDQIPDDLLVLSCEEDYNTCLPFLEKGAAVYSSELLLNGIVTQKLEFERHRLFVDHVKRTRSTIWLKKDGNKFQPITKRQ; from the exons ATGGCTCCCTTTCGGAGTGATCGCGTCGACATTGATCGTACGGATACCGAAGTATTTGACGGCTATCTTTCACTGCCTACGTGTTCAG GTGAGGAAACGGATAAAACTTCATATTCTTCAGGAACAGTTGATTTTTATGATGACGAGTTTGAAACTCAAGTAGTGAATCTTGCTGGAGAAACTCAAGTAGTGGAGCCTATAAATGATGATTTTGAAACTCAAGTAGTGGAGCCTATAAATGACGATTTTGAAACTCAATTAGTGAATCCCCTTGAAGAAACTCAAGTTCTTGATATTGCATGTGAAACCCAAATATTGAGTGTCTGTGATGAAACCCAGCTACTTGATGATCCCATTCCTGATTGCGTAAAGAATATGGACTTTGACACTCAAATATTGAATGATTTTGATGATGAAATGGCTGGTGATGATTTTTATGATGATCAAGGAACAGTGACAACTGAAATTAATGTTGATGACAATCTACATGATGATGAATCAGCCCAAAGTTTTGATCAATCAGTGGAGGAGAAGGGCCAATTGACCTCTCCTCTTGGATATGATGCGAGGAAAGATTTAGAAGTGCTACCAAATACATTGCCTGAAAAATTTTGTAACTCAG GTCCCACACGACTTTCTTCATTGCGAGCAGCCTCTTTGCGTGCCTCTGGTTTAGCAGCCCGTTGTTCTGCCATGAAGACTGGAGATGCTGGGCCTTCTGTTACAATTGACAAGGATAAAGAAAAATCATCCTTAAAAGATAATCCTGTTGACCGGCATAACGGTATTGGGCAATCCAATTTGAATGATGGAGATTCAGGTAACGTTAAGTGCAGGGTTGGGAGTTCAGCAGTGAGAAAGCTTTTTACAGATGATTATACCCCTGTGGGGGATTTTGGAGATCTTCACACAAAGCTTGATGCTAGTGACGTTGACCTACATCAGTTGACTGCCTGTGATGGCGATGGTGATCAGTTGGCTGGGTTAAGCTATGTTGACTCTCAAGAACCTGGGGATTTAACACAAGACGACGCTCTTGATTTTGTTGAAAAGTTTCTTAAAGATAATTCTATGGAATTTGGTCTAGGTAAAGGTATGCATAAACGGGATGCTATGGTGCAACCAAAGTCGGTTTCTAATCCAAGAGGACAGTATAATCTGGCTAACATTGTTAACTGTGTAAGAGTAGTTGGAGAATCAAGAGTTTTTGACTGGGATGATAATCGGGAAGATGAAGGAGGTGGTGATATTTTCCGCAGAAGGAAAGAAGAGTTTTTGACCGAACCTCGAAAACCAAAAGGGAGAAAATTAGACTTGAGCGTTGATAAGGAAGCATCTATGAGTACCCAAAATATGAAATCAAGGTTATTTTGTTCTGATTCTCGTCTAGAGttgagaaaaggaaaagggaatAATGAGCCATCTCGAGAAGCCAATATTGAATGCAAAAAGAATCTATCCTATACGTTGGATAAGGAGAAAGATGGTGATCCATGTGGGGGAGAGTTGCAAGGCAACGGCATCCAGCCTGATCAACAAGAAGACGCTAATGTAGGTTTTGATACTCAGATGGCAGCAGAGGCAATGGAAGCATTATTCAATGATGAGAATATCCATAAGTTAGTTGATAATGAAACAAATCAACATTTGGAAAATAGTTCAATGGATTCTTTCAGAGGTTCTCCTTCTAGAAAGTCATACTCAAGCTTGAAATTGAGACGATCCTCGAGGGGACATGGCTCTAGTTCCGAGGTTGCTCCTATGCAATCCAAGATAAGAAACCAGAAGTTTTCTGGAGTTATCATGAAAGCATGTGGAAATGAGATTGTAAAATTGTCAAACAGAAGTAAGAAAAGAGATGCTGATGCAATCAATGGGAATGAAAACATTGGCTGTGACTTCAACAATGCATGTAACATGATTCAGAAGCGGCTTTTACGTGGAGAAGTTGTTGAGTTTTCACCTGTTGCATGCCGAACTAGGCATTCAATGATCgtaaatcaatcaaaaaaggATGAAATTGCATCTAGTGGACGTGACCGGTCAGTTGCAAAGGTAGGTTCGTTAATCAAGAAAAGTAGTGGTGATCAGGGCACTAGGGATTTTGAAGCAAGGAGAACATCTCTAGAGGCAGCATCCAAGACTCTCAAGATGAAGTCAAAAGGTGCCAAAAACAATGCAAAAAAGTCCATGGGAGAACGAGGGTTGTGTGATATGTTAGCTGGTGAGGCAAGTCTGCCTGGTGATCTACTTGGACAAACTATGAATAGGCGCAAGAGGTCACGTAATGTGAAGAAAACACGAGCGTCATTATGTCTTCTTTCACCTCCTTTAAATAAAAACTTGAAAAGACCAACTGTCGGCAGAACAGGTGCAGAAAAAGCTCATAGTGGAACTGTTACCGCTGATATAAATGGTCAATTATCCACTGAAGGTTCCTATCGGCCAAATTCCATTCAGCAGTTAAATAAAAAGAACAATGGATGTTCAGTTTCTTCTGTTGTAAAGACTACGACAGATGAATCTCCTAGTAAAAGGCACAAACCATCTGTCACGGTTTGTACAACACCTGATAACTTAATGACACCTACAAATGCTGTATCACCTGTTTGTATGGGCAGTGAATATTACAAACAATCATGCAAAAAGAACCTCTCAAAATCAAGTCTTTTGAAAGAACTTCGTGATTTAACTGCTTCGGGTCTTGTATCGAGATCTTGTCCAACTGAAtcaagaaagagaaaagataTGAATGATGTTCGAGTCTTGTATAGCCAACACCTTGATGAGGGCATAATCAAACAGCAAAAGAAG ACGTTAACTCGCCTAGGGGTTACTGTGGTATCCTCCATGGCTGAGGCAACACATTTCATAGCGGATAAATTTGTACGTACGAGGAATATGTTAGAAGCCATTGCTCTGGGCAAGCTTGTGGTGACACATCTATGGATTGATAGTTGTGGACAGGCAAGCTGCTTCATCGACGAAAAAAGTCACATCCTACGAGACACCAAAAAGGAGAAGGAACTTGGCTTTAGCATGCCAGGTTCATTGGCGTGTGCTCGCCAGCGTCCTCTTCTAGAG GGTCGACGAGTGTTGATCACGCCAAATACAAAGCCCGGGATAGCCATCATTTCAAGCTTGGTCAAGGCGGTAAAGGGTCAA GCAGTAGAGAGGATCGGGAGGTCTATGCTGAAAGATGATCAAATTCCAGATGATTTGTTAGTTTTGTCGTGTGAAGAAGATTACAATACGTGCTTGCCTTTTCTTGAAAAAG GCGCTGCAGTGTATAGTTCTGAGCTGCTACTTAATGGGATCGTAACGCAGAAGCTTGAGTTTGAAAG GCATCGTCTTTTCGTAGATCACGTCAAGAGAACTCGTTCGACGATATGGCTCAAGAAAGATGGCAATAAGTTTCAACCTATTACCAAACGTCAATGA
- the LOC103498020 gene encoding uncharacterized protein LOC103498020, whose translation MDCNKDEAIKAREIAEKKMAGKDFIGARKLVLKAQQLNPDAEYISQMLMVCDVHCAAEKKLFGNEMDWYGILQIEQTANEATIRKQYRKYALLLHPDKNKFIGAEAAFKLVGEAQRVLLDHEKRRMHDMRRKPAIPYRPPHRAASTFNVGVQANYRSNFTTFIPQHQPPPQPQGHSGFSHNRSTFWTVCPFCSVRYQYYKEVVNRSLCCQNCKKPFVAYDMELQGAHPQPMSNLNQTSFFQQQNSFNHRPEMGRPGNSQSEKRQGKRNTSVTASEKINGKKRRKQTSESSESCDTESSLETDENGVTDDDSSRKDVGHSGDHRPRRSSRRRQKISYNENGSDDDNDDIEVTHKRSKRRKSSIVSDDDIEEVSVAVDDDQTDTNKPENHCSEEDLSRRSKGSKKENHKETTDQDVSQGSMESAGDPESNLLSCSDPDFHDFDQLRNRECFALGQIWAMYDDIDTMPRFYAWIKKVFPSGFKVQITWLEPEASVDGRRKCVDKEMPVSCGEFVFGATETMTDCDSMFSHAVSWVKGCHKDSFKIYPRKGEIWALFKNWDKNRECDSNGQYEYEFVEILSEFTEEAGIDVALLAKVKGFSSLFCRMVKVGEKSYQVPAAELFRFSHRVPSFPLTGDEREDVPRGSFELDPAALPPNLPEIILPEHIKEVASDIRGSTLPMMGSNGDAGTHEAAGDTNSNLRSEGDDGIAAVASPSEAYEIPDPEFHNFDLEKSIEKFRIGQVWSLYSDEDALPRYYGLIKKVTREPFEVKLTWLVSSTLPSDTVKWHDKRMPISCGRFTTQRRTAMHRYTSIDSFSHLLRADPAPNNAFSISPRIGEVWALYKNWTPEIRCSDLDKCEYDIAEVIDDDDLQKEVMFLKRVDGYNSVFKAQTKNDGSTLTMLITDAEILRFSHQIPAFRLTDERGGSLRGCLELDPAALPVYYFS comes from the coding sequence ATGGATTGTAACAAAGATGAAGCCATTAAAGCAAGGGAAATTGCTGAGAAGAAGATGGCAGGCAAAGATTTCATAGGGGCTCGTAAACTTGTTCTCAAGGCTCAACAGCTAAATCCTGATGCAGAGTATATTTCACAAATGCTTATGGTTTGTGACGTGCATTGTGCGGCAGAGAAGAAATTGTTTGGTAATGAGATGGATTGGTATGGCATCCTTCAGATTGAGCAAACGGCGAATGAGGCGACAATCAGGAAGCAATACCGGAAGTATGCTCTTCTACTTCATCCtgataaaaacaaatttattggTGCAGAAGCTGCTTTCAAGTTGGTTGGTGAAGCTCAGAGAGTGCTGTTGGACCATGAGAAACGTCGAATGCATGATATGAGACGCAAGCCAGCTATACCATATCGACCTCCCCATAGAGCTGCTTCAACCTTTAATGTTGGAGTTCAAGCTAATTACAGAAGCAACTTTACAACCTTCATTCCTCAACATCAACCGCCTCCTCAACCGCAAGGACATTCAGGGTTCAGTCATAATCGTTCAACTTTTTGGACTGTCTGTCCATTTTGTTCAGTAAGGTACCAGTACTATAAAGAAGTGGTTAATAGATCACTTTGCTGTCAGAATTGCAAGAAGCCCTTTGTTGCATATGATATGGAACTACAAGGGGCTCACCCTCAGCCTATGTCTAACTTGAACCAGACATCATTTTTTCAGCAGCAGAATTCCTTCAATCACAGGCCTGAGATGGGACGCCCGGGAAACTCTCAGTCTGAGAAGCGTCAAGGAAAACGCAACACCTCAGTTACTGCTTCAGAAAAGATCAATGGTAAAAAAAGAAGGAAGCAGACTTCTGAATCTAGTGAGAGTTGTGATACAGAAAGCAGCTTAGAAACAGACGAAAATGGTGTTACTGATGATGATAGCAGCAGAAAGGATGTTGGACACTCTGGAGACCACCGTCCAAGAAGATCTAGTCGACGAAGGCAGAAGATTTCTTACAATGAGAATGGAAGCGATGATGACAATGACGACATTGAGGTCACTCACAAAAGATCAAAGAGAAGAAAATCATCTATCGTTTCAGATGATGATATTGAGGAAGTATCTGTTGCTGTGGATGATGATCAGACGGATACGAATAAGCCAGAAAATCATTGCTCTGAAGAGGATTTATCACGGAGAAGCAAGGGAAGTAAGAAGGAAAACCATAAAGAAACGACAGATCAGGATGTTTCTCAGGGAAGCATGGAGTCAGCTGGTGATCCTGAGTCTAATCTGCTTTCATGTTCTGATCCTGATTTCCATGATTTTGATCAGCTGCGGAACCGAGAATGTTTTGCTCTTGGGCAGATCTGGGCTATGTATGATGATATTGATACTATGCCTAGATTCTATGCTTGGATAAAAAAGGTGTTTCCTTCTGGATTCAAAGTTCAAATCACTTGGCTAGAGCCAGAAGCATCCGTTGATGGCAGAAGAAAATGTGTTGATAAAGAAATGCCAGTTTCTTGCGGTGAGTTTGTGTTTGGAGCAACTGAAACCATGACAGATTGTGATTCGATGTTTTCTCATGCTGTTTCATGGGTCAAAGGCTGCCATAAAGACAGTTTCAAGATTTACCCAAGGAAAGGGGAAATTTGGGCTCTCTTCAAGAATTGGGATAAGAACCGTGAGTGCGATTCCAATGGTCAATATGAGTATGAGTTTGTTGAGATATTGTCGGAATTTACTGAAGAAGCTGGTATTGATGTTGCACTCTTAGCTAAGGTGAAAGGTTTTTCTAGTCTCTTTTGTCGAATGGTCAAGGTAGGAGAAAAATCATATCAAGTCCCTGCCGCTGAATTGTTTAGATTTTCGCATCGGGTTCCTTCGTTTCCACTCACTGGTGATGAAAGAGAGGATGTCCCAAGAGGTTCTTTTGAACTGGATCCAGCTGCTCTTCCCCCCAATCTTCCAGAGATCATCCTTCCTGAGCATATAAAAGAGGTGGCTTCTGATATTCGTGGTAGCACATTGCCCATGATGGGCTCTAATGGAGATGCCGGCACCCATGAAGCTGCTGGTGATACTAACAGCAATCTCCGGTCTGAGGGTGATGATGGTATTGCAGCTGTAGCTTCGCCGAGTGAGGCTTATGAGATTCCAGATCCTGAATTTCACAACTTTGATCTTGAGAAATCTATTGAGAAGTTTAGGATTGGTCAAGTCTGGTCACTGTACAGTGACGAGGATGCCTTACCGAGGTACTATGGTCTGATCAAGAAAGTAACTCGTGAACCATTCGAAGTGAAGTTGACTTGGCTGGTGTCCTCTACACTGCCAAGTGACACAGTCAAATGGCACGATAAACGCATGCCGATTTCTTGTGGGAGATTTACAACTCAAAGGCGGACTGCTATGCACCGCTACACTTCAATCGACTCCTTTTCGCATCTGCTTAGAGCTGATCCTGCTCCTAATAATGCCTTCTCAATCTCTCCTAGAATTGGTGAAGTTTGGGCATTATACAAGAACTGGACTCCCGAAATCAGGTGTTCGGATTTGGATAAATGTGAATACGATATAGCAGAAGTCATCGATGATGACGATTTACAAAAAGAAGTTATGTTCTTGAAACGCGTCGATGGATATAACTCAGTCTTTAAGGCTCAAACCAAAAATGATGGTTCCACACTCACTATGTTAATTACCGATGCCGAAATTCTTCGATTCTCCCATCAGATACCTGCTTTTCGGTTGACAGACGAACGGGGTGGTAGCTTGAGAGGCTGCTTGGAACTTGATCCTGCCGCTTTACCAgtatattatttttcttga